One genomic segment of Ricinus communis isolate WT05 ecotype wild-type chromosome 5, ASM1957865v1, whole genome shotgun sequence includes these proteins:
- the LOC8283263 gene encoding uncharacterized protein LOC8283263 isoform X1: MALSSPSSSLLSPSSHLQISTKPGPRLHSISIQRLKLIQGPSQYFEAHRSCFCGKLNKSFRNARLNISCAMNVAAGQSGDPEKLNVDHIIDKARNLWDTSPQPVKRFPWNRALENFIQLILDLVVAVVKYLCVPLLAVSSLSEMSYCAHHKKLSFVPLPLLIGIVVAGILKETALELSPLLKDAEVPWHLIAIAIFFSLIKLPGPYYPYWGRIFIPHFANGVLWRTIWSAFLWYRKPRKASQSMLKQDSVIGSNSGTNKN; this comes from the exons ATGGCAttatcatcaccatcatcatcCTTATTATCTCCTTCCTCTCATCTCCAAATCTCCACTAAACCTGGTCCGAGACTTCATTCTATTTCCATCCAAAGGCTCAAG TTGATTCAGGGGCCATCACAGTATTTTGAAGCACACCGCAGCTGTTTTTGTGGCAAACTGAATAAGAGCTTTCGGAATGCTAGGCTCAATATCTCTTGTGCAATGAATGTGGCTGCAGGACAATCTGGTGATCCTGAGAAGTTAAATGTAGACCATATTATTGACAAAGCAAGAAATTTATGGGACACTTCTCCTCAGCCAGTCAAGCGCTTCCCCTGGAACAGAGCATTGGAGAACTTCATTCAACTCATCCTTGATCTAGTTGTGGCAGTTGTCAAATACTTATGTGTACCTTTACTGGCAGTTTCCTCCCTTAGTGAGATGTCATATTGTGCACATCACAAGAAGCTATCTTTTGTCCCACTCCCCCTCCTAATTGGCATTGTTGTTGCTGGGATTTTAAAGGAGACCGCTTTGGAACTATCTCCACTTCTCAAG GATGCAGAAGTTCCATGGCATCTGATTGCCATTGCAATATTTTTCAGTTTGATCAAATTGCCTGGTCCATATTACCCATACTGGGGACGCATATTTATACCACACTTTGCAAATGGGGTGTTGTGGAGAACTATATGGTCGGCTTTTTTGTGGTATAGAAAACCCCGAAAGGCATCACAATCAATGCTGAAGCAAGATTCAGTAATTGGGAGTAATTCTGGAACAAACAAAAACTGA
- the LOC8283263 gene encoding uncharacterized protein LOC8283263 isoform X2 — MALSSPSSSLLSPSSHLQISTKPGPRLHSISIQRLKGPSQYFEAHRSCFCGKLNKSFRNARLNISCAMNVAAGQSGDPEKLNVDHIIDKARNLWDTSPQPVKRFPWNRALENFIQLILDLVVAVVKYLCVPLLAVSSLSEMSYCAHHKKLSFVPLPLLIGIVVAGILKETALELSPLLKDAEVPWHLIAIAIFFSLIKLPGPYYPYWGRIFIPHFANGVLWRTIWSAFLWYRKPRKASQSMLKQDSVIGSNSGTNKN, encoded by the exons ATGGCAttatcatcaccatcatcatcCTTATTATCTCCTTCCTCTCATCTCCAAATCTCCACTAAACCTGGTCCGAGACTTCATTCTATTTCCATCCAAAGGCTCAAG GGGCCATCACAGTATTTTGAAGCACACCGCAGCTGTTTTTGTGGCAAACTGAATAAGAGCTTTCGGAATGCTAGGCTCAATATCTCTTGTGCAATGAATGTGGCTGCAGGACAATCTGGTGATCCTGAGAAGTTAAATGTAGACCATATTATTGACAAAGCAAGAAATTTATGGGACACTTCTCCTCAGCCAGTCAAGCGCTTCCCCTGGAACAGAGCATTGGAGAACTTCATTCAACTCATCCTTGATCTAGTTGTGGCAGTTGTCAAATACTTATGTGTACCTTTACTGGCAGTTTCCTCCCTTAGTGAGATGTCATATTGTGCACATCACAAGAAGCTATCTTTTGTCCCACTCCCCCTCCTAATTGGCATTGTTGTTGCTGGGATTTTAAAGGAGACCGCTTTGGAACTATCTCCACTTCTCAAG GATGCAGAAGTTCCATGGCATCTGATTGCCATTGCAATATTTTTCAGTTTGATCAAATTGCCTGGTCCATATTACCCATACTGGGGACGCATATTTATACCACACTTTGCAAATGGGGTGTTGTGGAGAACTATATGGTCGGCTTTTTTGTGGTATAGAAAACCCCGAAAGGCATCACAATCAATGCTGAAGCAAGATTCAGTAATTGGGAGTAATTCTGGAACAAACAAAAACTGA